The DNA window gttttagaggtttaagttttatttttatttatttatttttgcattttgtaACAAGTGGCTGGAGACTTGGAGTGGATTATCTGTCGTAAGTGACCGTTGGAGAATGTTAAAAGGgatacattttaaattttttcttaaataatatttttcatatttaatcttttatccatacatcaaaataataaaaaattatcaaacaaaattttttacaGCAATACCAAACACGCAATAAGTCACATTCAAGCAGTAATTGGTCCTTATATTACCAGGTGAAGTTGATTGTGTCacctctaaaaaaacaaatgcttaGTAAGTTCCTGCTTTCACAGCCGCTAATCTGAGTTGCAATGGCCATTTCGGCTCGTCAGCAGCCATTTTCAAAGGAGTAGAGTAGCTATTCAATCTAATGCCTAGCAGGTTTGATGTAAGCCTACCAAGTAGTTGTGTGCCTTCTTCATCTTCACCCATCCCCATTTCAAGAACATTCTTTTTCTGATCATtcattttcttcccttttctcccACTCTGTCTCTCTGCTAGTTAAACATTCAAACCTTGCATGTTCTAGTTTAGTCATGGCTCAAATAAAGGTTAATTTGCTAACAGAAGCTTACTGAAAACTGTTTGATGGTTCAGTAGTAAGAGCAGATAGCAGGCGTATTCGCTACTCAAAAACAGATCAGACTAGACCTGTAATTCTGCccttctcatttttttctaGCTTTGTTTCCATCTTTAATTTAATACGTATATAATGCCTGTTCAATTTTCGTTTGGAGTCATCTTTGTAGTGATCCGTTCCCTTAAGTGATTTTTAATCCGAGGCTGTTGCGCATCATTTCGCAATTAAGAACATGTCCTGCTGTAAGCATAAAAGAAAGTTTTGGCATCAAACGACATTCCACCTGTACAAGAGTTTCCTGCCCGACATTTTCTTAAGCAGTTTTATGCTGTTATGGGCTTgctgcttattttttattacagcTCTCTCTTGGAACTTTGGAACTTTTGATTTGATCCATTTCAAACAAGGGCTTCCTACTTATCATTTTCATATTGCTGGTGTCCGATCAGCCCTGTTGATAACAATGTGGAATAAACTACATCAAATCAATCCAAACCATAATTGCAAATAGCGACATGCTAATAAGCACTCATTATAGCATTTCAACCAGCTTTTTGGCGGAGTCGTACACCAGAAAGATACATGGCATGATCTCTCTACTGAAATTGTTGGATGATGAGGTTTTTACAATAAGCTTCTTAAAGATTTCCACTAGCATAACAATTCTCAAATGTCTTTGTTCGTTGAGcatttagtttaaaatttatgCTTCAATGAACTGCTTAAGATTGCTCAACCATCCCATGTATTCTCGACTGTCCTTGCTGATCATGTACTCGTGTAAGAAATTGGTGGTGCTGGCCTTTATTCCTCTGATCTCTAGATACTTGTGAAAACCTTTCTTCAGGTTCTCATCCAAATCACTGCAGAAACGAGACACTATTGTTACTTAACAGAATAATGTAAACCATCAAACCATTGGCCATGAATAAGTGGCAGTAAGCTTACTGAAAGTTAGGTCCATCAAATGCCATTTCATCTTCAGAAGTTTCAGGAACTCCAATTGAGATGCTGTCGATTGTTATCTCATCAGCATAAGCAACACAGTTAAACTGTAGACAAGTTCCGCTCTTCTTGGAGACTGTAACAACTAATGGTATACTAGATTGCACAGGCTGctccttatcatcatcaacatcattTTCCTCCCCGGTAACAAAATCAGGCATGTGAACTTCAACTTTCACAAGTTCACCTTCATATTCTCTTGTCAGTATCACAGTTTGCTGCCCAGCATTGTCATCAATCTTGAAAGGGAAGTCCTTTGGAATCTCTTCGACCTACAAAAAAGACAGAGCAAAGGGAAAGGATAACATAAACCTGCTACAGTATTCCTTAATAGTTGTAATTACTCCATAGTAAAACTTGTTTTAGAAAGGCTTCCTGAAAAAATTGGACTGAGTATCCATCACTGACTaagaaaattacattttacGCATGGCAAAAAGAATTCTGAATTCAAAACTCCAGTTTACCCTGGCGTAACTGATTCATGTTCTCGATTTCTTGAATAGGAAATATACAGGGCCTAGGATCGATGTAGTGGTAAGTTAGGAGCTTCAAGCTCTACAGACAGCAAATTGTTatgatttaaagttttaaacTCTTAAATGAGAAATTATGCACGAAAATACTAATGGCCATGTTCTCTGTTCGGCTAACAACCTGACCAAATAGTATATCTCGcctaaaaaacaagtaaaagaaCTTGAAAACCTAGATAGATATTTACTTGAAGACAATACAAGACCACTCAAATTCGATATACAGTATCTCGAAGCCTGTGGGAGGCTCCAATTTCTAGTAAAACAATCAAGTtttcatttgatgaaaaattaaagcaCAAACTTAAGTTATCTTCTCTTCCATGAGATTTGTTTGTAACCAAACAGATTAGAAGGACCCCTTGGAGCACACTACAAGTCGTTGGCAATAGAGAACAAGGAAGTCAAAACTATTAATCTCTAGTACAGCACACTATAATCTCTGCAACTCTGCACTGAATCCACATTTTCTTTCGATACTGCGGTTTTTGCAAGCCAGTATCAACAGTAACATTCAAAATCTGCTTTTCTCAACAAAATAACGATTGCACAATTGGAAAATTAAATGTATATAAACTTTTTTGTGCACCGCACCTCTAAATTTAGAGTTAAAATTTTTCTCTAGTTATAAGatggaaacaaaaaatacatatatttaatgaaagaaaagcaaACGTGAAAAAAACCGtaaagagaaaagtaaatagaaaaaagaaagccttACACGATCATTGTCATCGTTTTCCTGGGCGTCCTTGATTTCCGATTCAATAACTCGAAGAAGCGATTCGGTTGAACTGGGCCTCAGAGTTTCAGTAGCCGCGGAACAATAACGTTGCAGAAATGGAACGAAGGAGGGACTTTTCCAAGGGAGATTGACTTGGCGTTTCAGTGCAGAGAAGAGTGCAGAGTGGTAATCTCTCTGCCCGACTCGAACGAGTCGAGACGCTAGTGGTGTTGCAGCGGAAGCCGATTTGCGGAGAATTGCAGTGAAAGACATTTTCGTGTTGTGTTGGTAGCGGGGAGGTAGCGAAGGGAGTGTTGAGGGTTTAGACTTCAGAGAATAAAGGGGgggattttagggttttgggggGTTTAcgtttaagtttatttttatttatttatcctcctcctttttaaaaaaaaaaaaaagaaagaaagaaagaaaaagaaaaaagaagtggtTGTCGTGGATCCCCTGCCGTAAGTCACATTCAAGGAATAATGGTTGCTGATGCACGTTTTGGTCCCTGTGGTCTTGATTTTCTATGTATTTGTCCCTGGCACAAAACAAACATGAAGTCTACTgttatttttctcttgtttttgggTTGGAATGTATTTTTAAGACAATGTATGTATTGGagaatatatttctttatttttcaaggtttttttgtaattttacagCATTTTAATAcgaagatattaaaaataaattttaaaaaattaataaaaaaatattatatttttaaagtaaaaaccacattgaaaaacaaagttactaaaatattaaaaactaccTTACTGGGATGCTCGAGAATACCAATGGTGTAAGATGGATTTTAAGACAGTAGATAACATTTTCAATGATTTGAATGATAAAGAAAActctatgttatttttaaatttagaacgATTACATCTCACGCATATACAGAGGAATTTGAGTCGTCCAGATGAACGAGAATGGGCCGCCAACTACCAGCCTTGTTGATTGAAGTTACAAAACTATTAAACACCACCAACCTCATCCATTTACATAGAAATGCCAAGTATtattcaaaagaagaaaaatctagaTGAACAAGGAGAATAAACAGTAGCTCGTGACaaagatttaaatttagaatttagatctataaacacaaaacaaaaggaacaaaTAATCCAAAACGAAGAAGAGGCTGAAGCTGCCACCGATAGCGGCAGCTAAATGACTGCTTTAAAAAGATTCAATCCAGTTATCATTTTGGATTAAGCCCGGCAAACCACCACCTCACGACACTAGGGACCCACAAACCACATCAGGGTACGGGCCTAATACCAAGATCAATGTGAATACACCATTTTCATAAGCTTGGTCCAGAACAGATGCCATctctaaattatttatttaattttataatgaccAGTGTTTGTTTACTTTACTTTCAtctaaaaaagggaaaaaaacaaaactaacaaGAACTGAGGGAACCCCGGAAGCCACTAGAAGTAGCTATCATTGTTaggatgtttttattaaaagtatttCAAGACATTCCACTCCGAGTAAAGATCCTTAACCGCAAGCCAAAATCAAAATCCGTGAAAAAGCAAATCCTGGTCCCTTGCCACTAACTCCTTTTCTG is part of the Populus alba chromosome 10, ASM523922v2, whole genome shotgun sequence genome and encodes:
- the LOC118059675 gene encoding uncharacterized protein At2g39795, mitochondrial-like translates to MSFTAILRKSASAATPLASRLVRVGQRDYHSALFSALKRQVNLPWKSPSFVPFLQRYCSAATETLRPSSTESLLRVIESEIKDAQENDDNDRVEEIPKDFPFKIDDNAGQQTVILTREYEGELVKVEVHMPDFVTGEENDVDDDKEQPVQSSIPLVVTVSKKSGTCLQFNCVAYADEITIDSISIGVPETSEDEMAFDGPNFHDLDENLKKGFHKYLEIRGIKASTTNFLHEYMISKDSREYMGWLSNLKQFIEA